The Pseudarthrobacter sulfonivorans genome includes a window with the following:
- a CDS encoding amino acid permease, whose amino-acid sequence MINHNKPSRVDLQEQAGYHKGLSNRQVQMIGIGGAIGTGLFLGAGGRLAEAGPALFVVYALCGIFAYIILRALGELVMYRPSSGSFVSYAREFYGEKAAYVAGWIYALTWGLTALVDITAVAVYLQYWTVFTSVPQWVLAFIALVIVTAINLVSVKLFGEMEFWFALIKVLALVSFLVIGTVFLAGSFPVAGQVPGLGVLEAGGGLLPNGALPLIITVSGVMFAYGGIELIGTAAGEAKNPEKVIPKAVNAVIFRIAVFYVGSTVLLALLLPFTSYSAGVSPFVTFFASIGVSGEGDVMNLVVVTAAMSSLNAGLYSTGRIYRSLAIAGSAPRFMNRMNKSGVPYAGVLFTSAFALIGVAVNAIVPKEAFEITLNATALAILAVWATIILCQLRLQSWAKQGLVTRPAFRLPGSPWTSYLALAFLLSVLVIIGFQYPTGTYTVGTLVIIVPALILGWYAVRGRVSELARQRESQSEPATAAAVAEVPQS is encoded by the coding sequence ATGATCAACCACAACAAGCCGAGCAGGGTGGATCTGCAGGAACAGGCTGGATACCACAAGGGCCTGTCCAACCGCCAGGTGCAGATGATTGGTATTGGCGGGGCCATTGGCACCGGGCTGTTCCTGGGGGCGGGTGGACGGCTGGCCGAGGCCGGACCGGCACTGTTTGTCGTCTATGCGTTGTGCGGCATTTTTGCCTACATCATCCTTAGGGCCCTGGGTGAGCTGGTCATGTACCGGCCCTCGTCCGGGTCGTTCGTCTCCTATGCCCGCGAGTTCTACGGCGAAAAGGCTGCCTATGTTGCCGGCTGGATCTATGCGCTGACCTGGGGGCTCACGGCCCTGGTGGACATCACCGCGGTCGCCGTCTACCTGCAGTACTGGACGGTGTTCACCAGCGTCCCGCAGTGGGTGCTTGCCTTTATTGCGCTGGTCATCGTCACGGCGATTAATCTGGTTTCTGTGAAGCTCTTCGGTGAGATGGAGTTTTGGTTTGCCTTGATCAAGGTCCTTGCATTGGTGAGTTTCCTGGTCATCGGCACCGTGTTCCTGGCCGGGTCCTTCCCTGTCGCTGGGCAGGTTCCTGGTCTGGGCGTTCTCGAAGCCGGGGGAGGGCTTTTGCCCAACGGCGCGCTGCCGCTGATCATCACTGTCTCGGGGGTCATGTTCGCCTACGGAGGCATCGAACTGATTGGTACGGCCGCTGGGGAGGCCAAGAACCCGGAGAAGGTCATTCCCAAGGCCGTCAACGCCGTCATCTTCCGCATCGCGGTGTTCTATGTCGGCTCGACCGTGCTACTTGCCCTGCTTCTGCCGTTTACGTCCTACTCCGCCGGAGTCTCACCGTTTGTGACGTTCTTTGCGTCCATCGGGGTCTCCGGCGAAGGGGACGTGATGAATCTCGTGGTGGTAACCGCTGCGATGTCCAGTCTCAACGCAGGCCTGTACTCCACCGGCCGTATCTACCGTTCCCTGGCCATCGCCGGCTCGGCGCCTCGGTTCATGAACCGGATGAACAAATCCGGTGTGCCGTACGCCGGAGTCCTGTTCACGTCGGCGTTTGCACTGATCGGCGTGGCTGTGAACGCCATTGTGCCCAAGGAAGCATTCGAGATCACGCTGAACGCCACCGCACTAGCCATTCTGGCAGTCTGGGCCACGATCATTCTGTGCCAGCTCCGTCTGCAGAGCTGGGCCAAACAGGGCCTTGTGACCCGGCCGGCATTCCGGCTTCCAGGGTCACCGTGGACGTCATACCTCGCCCTGGCGTTTCTGTTGTCGGTGCTGGTCATTATTGGATTCCAATACCCCACGGGAACCTACACAGTAGGTACGCTGGTCATCATTGTCCCGGCGCTCATTCTCGGCTGGTATGCCGTGCGCGGCAGAGTCAGCGAACTCGCCCGTCAACGGGAAAGCCAATCTGAGCCGGCGACAGCAGCAGCCGTTGCAGAGGTTCCGCAGTCATGA
- a CDS encoding gamma-aminobutyraldehyde dehydrogenase has translation MITLNNIINGQSVPAAASLPFFDPATGVQLGSAPDSDAATVDLAFQAAQEAFKSYKRTTPAERQAMLLKLADLIEANADRLLEAEVACTGKPRQTTREIEILRGADQLRFFAGACRVVSGTAQTEYVRGFSSTVRREPLGVVAQITPWNYPFMMAIWKIGPALAAGNTLVLKPADTTPWSTVILGELAQEAYPAGVVNILCGGRETGAAMVDHEIPEMVSITGSTRAGAQVMSAASKTLKDVHLELGGKAPAIVFADVDIQLTAKEIALSAFFNAGQDCTAVTRVLVHETIHTEFAAALAEAASALQVGGDSADLGPLNSAAQLDQVEGFMSRLPANAKVLAGGKRTGTGYHFEPTVIDGVFQSDEVVCDEIFGPVVTVQPFRTEEEALELANGTKYALASSVWSNNHGVVTRVSNELDFGAVWINCHQVIPAEAPHGGFKHSGTGKDLSVFGLEDYTRIKSVTTSHR, from the coding sequence ATGATCACCCTTAACAACATCATCAACGGCCAGTCCGTTCCGGCGGCGGCCTCCTTGCCGTTCTTCGATCCGGCCACCGGAGTCCAGCTCGGCAGCGCACCGGACAGCGACGCAGCCACCGTGGACCTCGCCTTCCAGGCCGCGCAGGAGGCGTTCAAGAGCTACAAGCGGACCACCCCGGCGGAACGCCAGGCCATGCTGCTCAAACTCGCTGACCTCATCGAAGCCAACGCCGACCGGCTGCTGGAGGCGGAAGTCGCCTGCACCGGAAAGCCTCGGCAGACCACCAGGGAGATCGAAATCCTGAGGGGCGCGGACCAGCTCCGCTTCTTCGCCGGTGCGTGCCGGGTGGTTTCCGGAACGGCACAGACCGAATACGTGAGGGGATTCTCCTCGACGGTCCGCCGTGAACCGCTCGGAGTGGTCGCCCAGATTACTCCCTGGAACTACCCGTTCATGATGGCCATCTGGAAGATCGGGCCGGCTCTGGCCGCAGGTAACACTCTGGTGCTCAAGCCGGCCGACACCACGCCCTGGTCCACCGTGATCCTGGGTGAGCTGGCACAGGAAGCCTACCCTGCAGGGGTGGTGAACATCCTCTGCGGCGGCCGCGAAACCGGCGCCGCCATGGTGGACCACGAGATCCCGGAAATGGTCTCTATCACCGGCTCCACCCGTGCCGGGGCGCAGGTCATGTCCGCAGCCTCGAAGACGCTCAAGGACGTCCACCTGGAACTCGGTGGCAAAGCGCCGGCGATCGTTTTCGCCGACGTCGACATTCAGCTGACAGCCAAGGAGATCGCGCTCAGTGCGTTCTTCAACGCCGGGCAGGACTGCACCGCCGTGACCCGCGTCCTGGTGCACGAAACCATCCACACCGAATTCGCGGCCGCCCTCGCCGAAGCCGCTTCCGCGCTTCAGGTGGGCGGTGACAGTGCCGACCTCGGACCGCTAAACAGCGCCGCCCAGCTGGACCAGGTGGAGGGTTTTATGTCCCGGCTGCCGGCCAACGCCAAGGTCCTCGCCGGTGGCAAGCGCACCGGCACCGGCTACCACTTCGAACCGACGGTGATCGACGGCGTGTTCCAAAGCGACGAGGTGGTGTGCGATGAGATCTTTGGCCCCGTCGTCACCGTCCAACCCTTCCGCACCGAGGAAGAAGCACTTGAGCTGGCCAATGGCACCAAGTACGCCCTGGCGTCCAGCGTCTGGTCCAACAACCACGGAGTGGTCACCAGGGTCTCCAATGAACTGGACTTTGGCGCCGTCTGGATCAACTGCCACCAAGTGATTCCGGCCGAGGCCCCGCACGGCGGCTTCAAGCACTCCGGCACCGGCAAGGACCTCTCCGTCTTCGGTCTGGAGGACTACACCCGCATCAAATCCGTCACCACCTCCCACCGCTAA
- a CDS encoding PucR family transcriptional regulator, translated as MHNNEDVAVSRRWSELVELLHDRVDTLAGKFITQVREIPEYRESAVDTDEIMLTARETFHRLVNALRSGGSRPGGELDGEFSAALGAKRARSGIPAEALISAVRLDFTILWAELLAIADPADAPMLTSRVDQVWRVVDEFAARTNASYLNERVRMAQEESSIQNEFIARLFSVVNPSAETAAQVADALGVSVDARFGLVAASGSAAALLRTAQGKAATRRNQRLFLRESGDMAYVFWPVPASRAGDDKAVIFTVPQVFADIPCGVAEANGLRGLPKAARTASSLAALLQPADTGPLSANQAWPRLAKRQLAEAGLDLVEEIDAALEPCRGAERERLTEAARHFLQSGSVALTAEGLFCHRNTVLNRLNRFQELTGIDLTVPNQVARLVVAWA; from the coding sequence ATGCACAATAATGAGGATGTTGCGGTCTCGCGCAGGTGGTCGGAGCTCGTGGAACTGCTTCACGACAGGGTGGATACTTTGGCTGGGAAATTCATCACCCAAGTCCGGGAGATCCCCGAATATCGGGAATCCGCTGTTGACACCGATGAGATCATGCTGACGGCTCGGGAAACCTTCCACCGGCTGGTGAACGCCCTCAGGAGCGGCGGGAGCCGACCCGGTGGGGAACTGGATGGAGAATTTTCTGCGGCTTTGGGTGCCAAGCGTGCCCGGTCCGGGATTCCGGCCGAAGCCCTCATTTCCGCGGTGCGCTTGGACTTCACCATTCTTTGGGCAGAGCTATTGGCGATCGCTGATCCGGCAGATGCGCCCATGCTGACATCCCGGGTGGATCAGGTGTGGCGTGTTGTGGACGAGTTCGCCGCCCGGACAAACGCAAGTTACCTCAATGAGCGTGTGCGCATGGCTCAGGAGGAGTCGAGCATCCAGAACGAGTTCATTGCGAGACTGTTCAGTGTGGTGAATCCTTCGGCGGAAACGGCCGCCCAGGTCGCGGACGCACTGGGGGTCTCAGTCGATGCCCGGTTTGGGCTCGTCGCGGCAAGCGGGAGCGCCGCCGCCCTGCTGCGAACGGCCCAGGGAAAAGCTGCGACCAGGCGCAACCAAAGACTTTTTCTCCGGGAATCGGGTGACATGGCCTATGTCTTCTGGCCGGTGCCAGCATCGCGGGCGGGAGACGACAAGGCTGTCATTTTCACAGTGCCACAGGTATTTGCAGATATCCCCTGCGGTGTGGCCGAAGCGAACGGCCTGCGCGGATTGCCAAAGGCTGCTCGGACGGCTTCAAGCCTGGCGGCCCTCCTGCAGCCCGCGGACACGGGTCCACTGTCTGCCAACCAGGCGTGGCCGCGACTTGCCAAGCGGCAACTCGCGGAGGCGGGTCTGGACCTTGTGGAAGAGATTGACGCTGCGCTGGAACCTTGTCGTGGCGCGGAGCGGGAAAGGCTCACGGAGGCTGCGCGGCATTTTCTTCAGTCGGGCAGCGTGGCGCTCACGGCGGAAGGGCTCTTTTGCCACCGGAACACGGTCCTCAACAGGCTCAACCGGTTTCAGGAGCTGACCGGGATTGATCTCACTGTGCCCAACCAGGTCGCACGGCTCGTCGTGGCATGGGCATGA
- a CDS encoding LacI family DNA-binding transcriptional regulator, with translation MGKPTIIDLARHLGISKTTVADALKGSGRVAEETRAKVMAAAQEAGYVSNRAARQLRESSTGAIALYVPQRVRNMSFYMPFALGVADEAAKHGYDLTLVSDRSADRSGWAHVDGVILVDAMMGDPVVQSLLPASLPIVTAGRVAGFPEDRAAGTVEIEHAKMCGEILDAMASHGAEHPALICPEPGDEYSWARQIVAGYQEWCTRRNIRPVMEVVSSFPTNVELEASLADALSGGDVDSLLFGWQDVAQRAEAALTRIGQHPGKVKLASLLSSQDNLNDSYVAGLDLQPYEFGQKTAAVLCESISTPPLTPAHQVHEALVVLPVDGG, from the coding sequence ATGGGCAAACCGACGATTATCGATCTCGCAAGGCACCTGGGGATCTCCAAGACCACAGTGGCCGACGCACTCAAGGGCTCCGGCCGGGTTGCCGAGGAAACACGGGCAAAGGTCATGGCAGCGGCACAGGAAGCCGGCTATGTATCAAACCGCGCGGCCCGGCAACTGCGGGAAAGCTCAACCGGTGCCATTGCACTGTACGTGCCCCAACGGGTTCGCAACATGTCCTTCTACATGCCCTTCGCCTTGGGGGTTGCCGACGAGGCAGCCAAGCACGGTTACGACCTGACCCTCGTCTCAGACCGCTCCGCAGACAGATCCGGCTGGGCACATGTGGACGGAGTCATCCTGGTCGACGCCATGATGGGCGACCCTGTGGTGCAGTCGTTGCTCCCTGCTTCCTTGCCGATAGTGACTGCCGGACGGGTCGCCGGATTTCCGGAAGACCGAGCCGCCGGCACAGTTGAGATCGAACACGCCAAGATGTGCGGGGAAATCCTGGACGCCATGGCCTCGCACGGAGCCGAACATCCAGCCCTGATTTGCCCTGAGCCCGGGGACGAGTATTCCTGGGCCCGACAAATCGTTGCCGGATACCAGGAATGGTGCACCCGCAGAAACATCCGACCTGTAATGGAAGTGGTCAGTAGCTTTCCCACCAATGTTGAGCTTGAAGCTTCCCTGGCGGACGCACTGTCCGGCGGTGACGTCGATTCTCTCCTGTTCGGGTGGCAAGACGTCGCCCAGCGAGCAGAGGCCGCACTGACGCGCATCGGACAACACCCTGGGAAGGTAAAGCTGGCCTCGCTGCTGAGCTCGCAGGACAACCTGAATGACTCCTATGTGGCCGGCTTGGATCTACAGCCCTACGAATTTGGGCAAAAAACCGCCGCCGTACTCTGCGAATCCATTTCCACACCGCCCCTCACCCCGGCACACCAGGTCCACGAGGCATTGGTGGTACTGCCCGTTGACGGCGGTTAA
- a CDS encoding flavin monoamine oxidase family protein, producing the protein MNTQPVTMLTPDFPFPYDEYLHHPSGLGSIPEAAHGTEVAVIGAGLAGLVAALELMKMGLRPVIYESGTIGGRLRGATLPGTDGPVADMGGMRFPVSSRAFWHYADLAGVDSAPFPNPLDAASPSTVVELGREQFYASASDKLPPFFQEVADAWEHSLEERAEYAAMQQAIAERDYAAIKRIWAGLVPALDDTSFSNYLASSKAFSDLPYQYREAFGQIGFGSGGWDVSFPNAILEILRVVYMECENNQRRILGGARGITDGLWNHAPENMVRWPQGTSLASLHGGTPHGAVTSIRRAAGAADPTVTITDAEGSRDYAAVIVTCHKWLLSTEIDTEESLFSPEQWMAMRRVHYLQSSKTFVVVDRPFWLDTDPKTGRRVMSTTLTDRVTRGTYLFDNGPDQQALICLSYTWNDDALKWLPLTAQQRADVMLRTLGEIYPDVDIRSHIVGEPLTVSWEDEPGFAGAFKINLPGHYRYQRRLYTQFMEHTQGRQAQGIYLAGDDVSWTAGWAEGAVTTALNTAWAVMDQLGGSSAPENPGPGDRFAELAPVPLPEASALPTSFTIPA; encoded by the coding sequence ATGAACACACAGCCTGTCACGATGCTGACCCCCGACTTTCCCTTCCCTTATGACGAATACCTCCACCACCCCTCCGGCCTTGGATCCATCCCCGAAGCAGCCCATGGCACCGAAGTAGCCGTCATCGGCGCCGGCCTCGCCGGCCTGGTCGCTGCCCTGGAACTGATGAAAATGGGCCTGCGGCCTGTCATCTATGAATCCGGTACCATCGGCGGCAGGCTCCGCGGTGCCACCCTGCCTGGCACCGACGGACCCGTCGCCGACATGGGAGGCATGCGCTTCCCCGTCTCCAGCCGCGCATTCTGGCACTACGCCGACCTCGCAGGCGTGGACTCGGCCCCGTTCCCGAACCCGCTGGACGCCGCCTCCCCGAGCACCGTCGTCGAACTTGGCCGAGAACAGTTCTACGCCAGCGCCAGCGACAAGCTGCCCCCGTTCTTCCAGGAAGTCGCCGACGCCTGGGAACACAGCCTGGAGGAACGTGCCGAATACGCCGCCATGCAGCAGGCCATTGCTGAGCGGGACTACGCCGCTATCAAACGTATTTGGGCAGGCCTCGTCCCGGCCCTGGACGACACCTCCTTCTCCAACTACCTGGCCAGCTCCAAGGCTTTCTCCGACCTGCCCTACCAGTACCGTGAAGCCTTCGGCCAAATCGGGTTCGGCTCCGGCGGATGGGATGTCAGTTTCCCCAATGCGATCCTGGAAATCCTCCGCGTGGTCTATATGGAATGCGAAAACAACCAACGACGAATCCTCGGCGGGGCCCGGGGCATCACCGACGGACTGTGGAACCACGCCCCTGAAAACATGGTCCGCTGGCCGCAAGGCACCAGCCTGGCCTCCCTCCACGGCGGCACCCCGCACGGTGCGGTGACCAGCATCCGGCGCGCGGCAGGGGCCGCGGATCCGACCGTGACGATCACTGACGCCGAAGGTTCCCGGGACTACGCGGCAGTCATTGTCACCTGTCACAAATGGCTGCTCTCCACGGAAATCGACACCGAGGAAAGCCTGTTCAGCCCGGAGCAGTGGATGGCCATGCGTCGGGTCCACTACCTCCAGTCCTCAAAGACCTTCGTCGTCGTCGACCGCCCGTTCTGGCTGGACACCGACCCCAAGACCGGACGCCGTGTCATGAGCACAACCCTGACCGACAGGGTCACGCGCGGCACGTACCTCTTCGACAATGGCCCGGACCAGCAGGCACTGATCTGCCTGTCCTACACCTGGAACGATGACGCGCTGAAGTGGCTGCCCCTGACTGCGCAGCAGCGCGCCGATGTCATGCTGCGCACTCTGGGGGAGATCTACCCGGACGTGGACATCAGAAGCCACATCGTGGGCGAACCGTTGACCGTGTCCTGGGAGGATGAGCCGGGCTTCGCGGGTGCGTTCAAGATCAACCTGCCCGGGCACTACCGGTACCAGCGCCGGCTTTACACCCAGTTCATGGAACACACCCAGGGCCGTCAGGCCCAAGGGATCTACCTGGCAGGAGATGACGTCTCATGGACCGCCGGATGGGCCGAAGGAGCAGTCACCACCGCCCTGAACACGGCATGGGCGGTGATGGACCAGCTGGGCGGAAGCAGTGCGCCGGAGAACCCGGGCCCGGGGGACAGGTTCGCAGAACTCGCCCCCGTCCCGCTGCCCGAAGCATCCGCGCTGCCCACGTCGTTCACAATCCCTGCCTAG
- a CDS encoding MFS transporter — translation MASSSPATGLGPSVPRVVDERVTKKVALAALVGTALEWYDFFLFTTAAALVFNAQYFVSADPFVAAMSSFATLAVGFVARPIGGFIFGALGDKVGRKKILMITIVGIGVVTGLIGLLPNYMTIGVAAPIILVALRILQGLAVGGEWSGAVIIAVENAPVAKRARYAALPQIGSPIGTILSSGGFFGMLYLVGQTNFDAWGWRIPFIAAIPLLAVSMWIRSRLSESPEFEALMESGETEHAPIRGVLTKSWRQILVGGCSALLGIGGFYLITSFVVFYGTKVLKMPYETLLLGSLLAAVFEIFVLIWAGRMGEKYGASKVILWGGIASAAVAVPVFLAIDTANPVLVILAMIVGVCTLSIPYAVSGTALTSLFATKVRYTGVAITSNSAGVISGFVPLIATALVAASGNSFWPGAIILLVVSVLTALSGIFLPALSIEEEGMKH, via the coding sequence ATGGCAAGCAGCAGCCCCGCAACTGGTCTCGGACCATCAGTACCCCGCGTTGTAGACGAGCGTGTCACGAAGAAAGTGGCGCTAGCCGCGCTGGTGGGCACCGCGCTGGAGTGGTACGACTTCTTCCTGTTCACCACCGCCGCCGCCCTGGTGTTCAACGCCCAGTACTTTGTTTCCGCTGATCCGTTCGTCGCCGCGATGAGTTCCTTCGCCACCCTTGCCGTGGGTTTTGTGGCCCGTCCCATCGGTGGATTCATCTTCGGAGCCCTGGGCGACAAGGTGGGGCGCAAGAAGATCCTGATGATCACGATTGTCGGGATCGGCGTTGTCACGGGCCTGATCGGGCTGCTGCCGAACTACATGACCATCGGTGTCGCAGCTCCCATCATCCTGGTGGCGCTGCGCATCCTGCAGGGCCTTGCCGTGGGCGGCGAGTGGAGCGGTGCGGTGATTATCGCCGTCGAAAACGCCCCGGTTGCCAAGCGTGCACGCTACGCGGCGCTGCCGCAGATCGGTTCCCCGATCGGCACCATCCTGTCCTCCGGCGGCTTCTTCGGCATGCTCTATCTGGTGGGCCAGACCAACTTTGATGCCTGGGGCTGGCGCATCCCGTTTATTGCGGCCATCCCGCTGCTGGCGGTCTCTATGTGGATCCGCAGCCGCCTCAGCGAATCACCCGAGTTCGAGGCCCTGATGGAGTCCGGCGAAACGGAGCACGCCCCCATCCGAGGCGTCCTGACCAAGAGCTGGCGCCAGATCCTGGTCGGCGGGTGCTCTGCGCTGCTGGGCATCGGCGGCTTTTATCTCATCACCAGCTTTGTGGTCTTCTACGGCACCAAGGTCCTCAAGATGCCCTACGAAACCCTTTTGCTGGGCTCGCTCCTGGCCGCGGTGTTCGAGATCTTCGTCCTGATCTGGGCCGGCCGGATGGGCGAGAAGTACGGGGCCAGCAAGGTGATCCTCTGGGGCGGCATCGCCTCCGCTGCCGTCGCCGTACCGGTCTTCCTCGCGATCGACACCGCCAACCCGGTCCTGGTGATCCTGGCCATGATCGTCGGCGTGTGCACACTGTCGATCCCTTACGCCGTCTCCGGCACCGCACTGACCTCGCTCTTCGCCACCAAGGTCCGTTACACCGGAGTAGCCATCACCTCCAACAGCGCCGGCGTGATTTCCGGCTTCGTGCCGCTGATTGCCACCGCACTGGTTGCCGCCAGCGGCAACTCATTCTGGCCCGGGGCCATCATCCTGCTGGTCGTGTCGGTCCTGACCGCACTGTCCGGCATCTTCCTGCCGGCACTCAGTATCGAAGAAGAAGGTATGAAGCATTGA
- a CDS encoding nitrilase-related carbon-nitrogen hydrolase has product MRIALLQATGTVGAAQGNRETLEGAARSTASGGAELLLTPELFLSGYDPLRVHQDDGDKHRDWIAGIAAAAGIRIAASTVEHGSDGSYICASLFDRTGQELTRYRKQHLFGAAETGVFRPGTGQPELVRIGEFTAALGICFDVEFPEFAREQALRGADLLLIPTAVPLRAGVGGVPHPLDTRIVSTLLVPARALESQLFIAYANHTGPRFSGTSTVADPYGRRIATAGDAGAEVLFADLDHALVRQARTDIGYLNYFNQ; this is encoded by the coding sequence ATGAGGATCGCGCTGCTTCAGGCCACAGGAACCGTGGGAGCGGCCCAGGGAAACCGCGAAACCTTGGAAGGGGCGGCCAGGTCAACCGCCAGTGGGGGAGCGGAACTGCTTCTCACACCCGAGCTGTTTCTCAGCGGATACGATCCGCTGCGTGTCCACCAGGACGACGGAGACAAACACCGTGACTGGATCGCCGGGATCGCCGCCGCAGCCGGTATCCGAATCGCCGCCTCAACCGTGGAGCATGGAAGCGACGGAAGTTACATCTGTGCTTCCCTCTTTGACAGGACCGGCCAGGAACTCACCCGCTACCGCAAGCAGCACCTCTTCGGTGCGGCCGAGACCGGAGTTTTCAGGCCAGGCACAGGGCAACCGGAACTGGTCAGAATCGGTGAGTTCACGGCTGCCCTGGGCATCTGCTTCGACGTCGAATTCCCGGAATTCGCCCGGGAACAGGCACTCCGGGGCGCGGACCTGCTGCTGATACCTACCGCCGTTCCCCTGCGTGCCGGCGTCGGCGGGGTGCCGCACCCCCTGGACACCAGAATCGTATCCACACTCCTGGTCCCGGCCCGCGCCCTGGAAAGCCAGCTCTTCATCGCCTACGCCAACCACACCGGGCCGAGGTTCTCTGGAACCAGCACCGTCGCTGACCCGTATGGCCGCAGGATCGCCACCGCCGGCGATGCCGGCGCGGAAGTCCTTTTCGCCGACCTGGACCACGCCCTCGTCCGGCAAGCCCGGACAGACATCGGCTACCTCAACTACTTCAACCAGTAA
- a CDS encoding thiamine pyrophosphate-dependent enzyme: MSTLTTAGHLIVAQLERAGVKRVYGVPGESFLDVLDGLHGSSIETVVTRHEGGAGFMALAEGRLTELPGVAMVTRGPGAANAFIAIHTAHQDATPMILFVGLIPVADRGRESFQEFDINAWFGSTAKKVVTLDDAASAARVVDDAIFTALSGRPGPVVIGLPEDVLVHAIDSGTVEPRVVARSEPTAADLAALEQRLAASHKPLIVVGGEGWDQASSEALAGWAERQGVPILADFRAYDAVPYSSGAYAGYLGYARSDANAARLDEADLLIFVGCVRADVLSDGYRRGLDAVTVVVNADADLLGHFGRLDQHIPAHVASFATVLAATTSEVKPAAGWLADARADYEKFSTAQPDGGTGVDLAVVMEILKQEMDDDAVITYGAGNHSLWPARYLKHNAANSLAAPRNGAMGMGIPAAVAASLAYPGRQVISVAGDGCFMMNGQEIATAMGHGARFIVLVVDNGIFATIREHQEAHYPGRPSGTHMTNPDFAALARSYGGYGERIEKAEDFAGAFRRAVESGLPAVLHLPQDPATRSPQTASN; encoded by the coding sequence TTGAGCACCCTAACCACTGCCGGGCACCTGATTGTTGCGCAGCTCGAACGTGCCGGCGTCAAGCGGGTCTACGGTGTCCCCGGCGAGAGCTTCCTGGATGTCCTGGACGGCCTGCACGGCTCCTCCATTGAAACGGTGGTGACCCGCCATGAAGGCGGCGCGGGTTTTATGGCCCTCGCCGAGGGCCGGCTCACTGAGCTGCCCGGCGTGGCGATGGTGACCCGTGGCCCCGGAGCGGCCAACGCGTTCATCGCCATCCACACCGCGCACCAGGACGCCACGCCCATGATCTTGTTCGTGGGGCTGATCCCGGTGGCGGACCGCGGCCGGGAGTCCTTCCAGGAATTCGACATCAATGCCTGGTTCGGCAGCACCGCCAAGAAAGTGGTGACGCTCGACGACGCCGCTTCCGCGGCCCGCGTGGTGGACGACGCCATCTTCACCGCGCTGAGCGGACGCCCCGGACCCGTGGTGATCGGACTTCCGGAGGACGTCCTGGTCCACGCCATCGACTCGGGGACAGTGGAACCCAGGGTGGTGGCACGATCCGAACCGACCGCGGCGGACCTGGCCGCGCTGGAACAGCGCCTGGCAGCATCGCACAAGCCCCTCATCGTGGTGGGCGGCGAAGGCTGGGACCAGGCTTCTTCGGAAGCGTTGGCCGGCTGGGCAGAACGCCAAGGCGTTCCTATCCTGGCTGATTTCCGCGCCTACGATGCGGTCCCGTACAGTAGCGGCGCCTACGCCGGCTACCTGGGCTACGCCCGCAGCGACGCCAACGCGGCACGGTTGGACGAGGCCGATCTCTTGATCTTCGTCGGCTGCGTCCGCGCCGATGTGCTCTCCGACGGCTACCGGCGTGGTCTCGATGCCGTCACCGTCGTCGTCAACGCCGACGCCGACCTGCTGGGTCACTTCGGCCGGCTGGATCAGCACATCCCCGCCCACGTCGCGTCCTTCGCCACGGTCCTCGCCGCTACTACGTCCGAGGTGAAGCCGGCCGCGGGTTGGCTGGCCGACGCCCGCGCCGACTACGAAAAGTTCTCCACCGCCCAGCCCGACGGCGGAACCGGCGTGGACCTCGCCGTCGTGATGGAAATCCTCAAACAGGAAATGGACGACGACGCCGTCATCACCTACGGGGCGGGGAACCACTCGCTCTGGCCGGCCCGCTACCTCAAGCACAACGCCGCGAACTCCCTGGCCGCGCCCCGCAACGGCGCCATGGGCATGGGCATCCCCGCAGCGGTGGCGGCGTCCCTGGCGTACCCGGGCCGTCAGGTCATCTCCGTGGCCGGAGATGGCTGCTTCATGATGAACGGGCAGGAGATCGCCACGGCCATGGGCCACGGCGCCCGGTTCATCGTGCTGGTGGTGGACAACGGCATTTTTGCCACCATCAGGGAGCACCAGGAAGCCCACTATCCAGGCCGTCCCTCCGGCACGCACATGACCAACCCGGACTTCGCCGCCCTGGCCCGCTCCTACGGCGGCTACGGCGAGCGCATTGAGAAGGCCGAGGACTTCGCCGGTGCGTTCCGCCGCGCCGTCGAGTCCGGGCTTCCCGCCGTCTTGCACCTGCCCCAGGACCCTGCCACCCGCTCGCCCCAGACCGCCAGCAACTGA